A stretch of DNA from Pogoniulus pusillus isolate bPogPus1 chromosome 8, bPogPus1.pri, whole genome shotgun sequence:
ctgtctctgctgccagcctcctccaagatcatcgagtccaaccatcaatgcAACACAcccgtggccactaaaccatggccctgagtgccatggctacgtgtttcttcaacacctccagggatgaggactccaccacccgccctgggcagcctgttccaatccctgactgctcctgcagcaaagaaatgtttcctcatctccaacctaaacttcccctagcacaattgcaagccatttttctctccttccatcactaggcagaagagaccaacttccccttcactgcaacctcctttcagggagttgtagagaaccaGAAAATCTCCcctcacccttctcttctccagactaaacaatcccagttccctcagctgcttctccccagccctgcttgcCAGGCCCTTCAGTACCTCATAGCAAGAGTCTGTTCCAGGTCCAGGTGTCTGCCCAGGTCTTGTAGCCCATGAAATGAAATACCTTTGCTCTCCCACGCAGATGTCCTCTTTGAGCTCTGAAAAGCACAGTCACAGCGTAAGGACATCACCCATCTCCTTGGAACAAGcatccccttcctctcctccccccccccccaaaagaaaagcctggaggagtTGGCTGTGCTTTAGAAAATGCAAAACCAAACAGACTGACTACCCCCAAACTCCAACCTCTGACACCACCACCCACTTTCCTTCCTCATTTCAGCTTCTGGTCATAAATAAAATGTTACTTTCATGTAATGGCACCAAAACCTGCCccactggagcagagctgaggtgagagcagagccaagctgGTTTTGTAAACCAGGAGGCAcaaacacagaaggaaaaaacaatcCTTGAATTCCCTCCAGAAAGGAATTTCATTTGCATCCCCTTTCACCAGGCTGCAACTGGCCCCCCTCTTGCTATGTGCACTGTCCCCCTTCAAAGCTGTCCTCTCATAGTGCCTCAAAGGCCAGCAAATCCAAGCTACCAACTGCTTCTGTGTCTCAGCCCTAATGCACCTGTTTGCACACCAAGGGACAGAGCCATTTTCAGCCTGTATTGGGATCCACCTCGCCCCAAAGCCCAAATCTTAAGAGGCCCTCAAGCTTGGAGGAAGGTGCAAGGTACCTTGCACCCAGGAGAATGCTCCAAAACCCATGAGGATGGAGGGAAAGTTCTTCCTTGTGTCCCACACTATCAGGCTTGGGAAGAGGCTCTTTGCTGAAGGGCCAGGAACAACGCTCAGCTCCGTGAAAAATGACTTCCAACTGCCCCCTGCTCTGGGGATTTGGCAGAAAGggggagagccctggggctgtgtaccTTGGGAAAAGATGGataggggatctaataaatgtacaCAAATACCTGAGAGATGGATGGAGTTTTTTCCAAggtctgttcctgtgtgacctgcacttagcttctggtcctgctctggcagagcaaCTGCAGAGGTCCCGTCCAACGCCTACCATCCTTTGATCCTGTAAAGtgagagcaggatgctcagccATACATcaagtgctgctggagctcacCCATTTGTTCCTTGGGGAACAGCAGCCACTTGGTACTGAGCAGGTACACAAGGAGCATTTAGCACATGCTAAGAGGCAGGACAACTTCTATAGCTGTATAGGGAGCTGGTAAGTGCAGAGCGCATTTATTCTGCTCCGTGGGGGTGTTCTGATTGTTGTGGACCACCACAAAAGGGATGGTAGAAACTCCCTTTAAACCAGATTCTGCAGCAAAGATCAAATCAAAGCATGTTGGTAATGAGTATCTTGTCTTAATGCTACAcgagggctgggggtgcagagACGTCACTCTCCACAAGGGGGAGCGCATTCGCTCGCCACATGGCCTGAAAGCATGAATGCCTCACACCCCTCGGTCGTTCACAGTGCCACAGGGCAAGCCCAAAGCCTGTTTTGCTCACAACCAAACAGTTTGTGCCTCCTGGCCTTGGGAGACAGCATGACGAAATTTAAgaaaaggggtggggggagtcTGGGGAAGGTTGGCCCAAATTATTTAAAgaacagaaaaagaggaagacttCACTCATTCATTCTCTGCAGGAGTAGGAGAGAAAGCCCTCAAGTAACAAGAAAAGCCAAGTTTGACATGTAAGACAGACGAGATCAACAGTGGTTTACTAATCCACAAACTGTGGTCACCTACCAGAGTCAGACCTGCACCACAGCAAGtgaaaccatagcactaagccAGAGCCTGGTCATAAATGGCTTTTACAAGTTCATAGGTCAAAACAAGTCCACAGATTTATAcgtcttgaaaaaaaaaatacctccctccacccacctcctgcagagACCTGTAGTGGTGACTCATTTATTACGAGTGCAGTAGGGCTGAAGTGATCAGTTAGAAGCatgcccaggctgctcacctTGCtcacagggcacagagggcaagGTCTGCTTGTAAAagaactgattctgtgattgctgcaCAGGAAGCAAACAAACTGCCtgccccctgctgcagccacctgtGCCCCTTCCCCAGGATGAGTTTTGCTGCCCGACCTGAGTGCTCCAGCAGGGTGTTAGTGTTACAGCATGGCTGCTCCATGCGGTGCAGGACACAGCAAGGGCACCTGTGTGGAACTGTGCACATTTTGTCATCCCTATGTGGCAACAGGGAAGGCCCCAGAGAACTTAGTAATAtgggagcaggagcacagagtAATGTTCTTGCCTTGCTGAAGGGCTGTCCAGGCTCTCTGGCATCTTATGGTCTTTTATTCATCCTAATCTCTCCCTTCATATGAGAAGAGAAACTGTAGGAGCACGGTTGTGGTGCTTTGGGGTGGCCAAACGATAACAGCCTGAGTGTCACCTACAGTGCAGCCAACACCTTCCCTATCCATCGCTCTTTTCCTTTGTGTCTCCATCACACAGTTGGAAGTCCCACCCAAGTGCCTCACACAGAACAGCAAAATTCAGCAAAACTTACCCATAGAAAAGCTCCTTTCTCTGGAGCTGACCATCCTTCAGGGTTTCCCACTCGTTCTCATCAAACATCAGAGAGCTTAAATTTGTCATCATGAAAGTTCCctaagagaagaaaaggaagaagagtttGCACTTTGAAActggcagcaggaagggcaTTTTTACCTCCCACTCTCCTCTCCATGAGGAACATCCATAGTCCACATCTACTGCAACTGTCTGTCCAACACCCATGTGCATGGCCAGATTTCCCTACTTCTTCTCCATTTGCAAGTGTGCTGATTATAGAACCACATTTTTCCCTCCTCAGCATCATTTTTATCTCCTGGaccaagtttctatcaaggcaCCATGAGCTAGGAACTGTGCCTTTGGAGTGAATGTGTGTCTGGCATCTTGCCAGGCTCTGTAGCCTTCTAAATACTGGAGGGATTTGTTGAGCTGGCACACAGACACGTTCAGCAGGAGTGAActctgggcagggcagaggcttgATGTAGCTTGACAAtccacagcctggcctgcaggatCATTCCTGGGCAGCTGGGAGTCTCCAGCTGAAGCCTCAGCACTGGGGTTGCCTTGGGTATGGTGTAGCCGCCCACGACCACTGGTGGCAGTGGTCTCGGTCCCGGCAAACAGCAGGTCCAGCACGCATGCCACCAGGTTTTCCTCCTggaagctgttgctgctgtcacCCTTCACAAAAAGCTGCTTTagtgccacacacacagagtgagCTGCCCTGACCCTAGGCTTAGGCCCAGCCAACCCCAAGGActttggcagaggctgctgtccCCTCGCACCTGCCCCTTGCTGACACGGGGCCTGAAGCTGATCTCCACTTTAGGGCTCCTaactggccacacaggcagcTCAGATGGAGACTCTGTGCCCAATCTGCATCCCTCCTGACCTCTAAGCTGCACTGCAGAAGAGTTTGCTTCGTGTGGCTGACCTTGGCCATCTCCTGCAGGTAGCTGTCAATGTAGTCCCGGCTCTCCGAGGGGTTCCAGTCCTCCTTGTGTCTGTCAATCTTCTCCACCACAAAACTTCTCATCACCTTCCAGTTTTTTAAAATGGTTTGGTGGGATCCAGGCAAGAATTTCATCACAGTTGGGAAAGATGGGTACAGCTTTGGACACAGAGGAGAAAGGCAAAGTGAATACATGACTGACACTGCCCACCTTTTGCTGTCAGAACCTGAGGAGCTTGCAGTGCCATGCCTGCTAaactgctggagctggtgggagtagctcagctgcagaagagcactGCAAGGGTTTGGTGTGCCTGTTGTGGAGTGACTTGTGCATGCCCCACATtgcagcaggcagacaggcaggcagtgagTGGGACAGGGGATGCTGGTTGAGAGAAAGCAACGtgagccctgcacagcttggaaatgatgtccctgctgactctgcagggggctggactggatgacctttaaaggtctctcccaacctgaagCATTCAGTGATTGCTAAGGCAGAGAGAAATTACAGCAAATATGCCTTATGGGAGGGAACAAGGAATGACAATGGAGTGAGGTGGTGAAAAGAGTGCAAGTTTTGAGCTCGACCCCAGAGAAGAAGCTAGGATCCTGCaaagctgcacagcagccaTGCTGGTGGCAGGATGGCTGTACCTGGCTCGCTATAGTCCCATGCAGCCTCActgtctcctccagcagctgcagcaactTTTGGAAGTCCTCATCGTGATAGTCAAAGCGGTTGccaaaggtgatggagcagatgATATCTGAAACAGCATTGGTGAGCAGAACTCGAGGATTGAGAGGGTTGCCTGGAGAAGTGCAAATAAGCTTTCTTTTCACTTAATTCCTGCACAACCTCCCAGTGCCAGACAGACCTATAGGGTTCCTATAGCTGTGACTTACTGCTCTGGTAATAAGTTGTGCCCTTTGCCCTTTTCTACTGTTGTGCTCTTTGCTCCACACTTGTTCCTCTCCTCATACCCAGGCACAAGTTCATCCATGTTCCTGCTGACCACCAGGGGGCAGGATCCAGAGAGCCCTCATGGGCCATGGGGTTTCAGCTAAACCCTTCCCCATGCTGCAAGAGATTCATAGCTGCAATCTCCTACATTCCCTCTCCCATGGTGCCCACCACTGCCATACCTTCTGCACCGTCTTTATAGGATCTTTGAAGTCCATCAGGTAGAGGTGCCCGATGAAGGGGAGGGCGAGGGGGCTGGGAGGGTAGTTCTTGGGCTTTCTGCGCTTCAGGTAGTCAGCAACGAGCAGGAAGACagtgaggaagatgaggagcaTCTGGAAGGAGATGCTGTCCCAGAGGAAGCGCAGCATGGCTGGACGGTGCAGCTCAGCTCGGACGcgtcccagggcagggcagggcaggctgagctcACTGGGCACCAGCGAGCTCCCACGGACACGGGCAGGTGGCAAAGCTCTGCACACAAACACAAGACACCATGGAGCAGCTTTCTGTGACGCGGCCCGGAGGCTGTCCTCAAACTCCTGCTGCCCCCGATGTCAGCGAGGAGCACTGCAGTTAACCCCTTCTGGACTGAACTGCACCATTGCCTCGCCTAAAAGCCACAAACGAGCACAAAGCAAagcacctcctgctcctcctttcctccccccccccccccccccccccccccgccacttCCCAGCGCTGCTTtacaacacccccagggctccaCGGCCCTGCGTAAAGGgcagaaaggagctgtgggggccgAGAGCCGCCCGGCAGCCTGGCCGTGCCACTGCCAGGAGCCCAGGGCtcagtggcagctctgctgcctcctccccgcGGGGGCCTCACCgtgccaggtcctgctgccagcttcagGGTGCGGGAGGCAGCGGCTGCTGCGAGCACCTTGCGCTTTGCTGCTCCGCAGAAGCTCCTTCCCCGCTCCCTGCCGAGCTCCAGCGGGGACAGCGCAGAGTTGTGCGTGAGGGCGGTGCGGGCTGGGAGCTGTCGCTGTTCGCAAGCGCTGCTGCCTGTCTCGTCCCCGATGGACTCCGCACAAGCTCCTTCCCCGCGACGAACATTCCAGACTGAGCCCCAGGACAGGGAGCACAGCCGCGAGAGCTGTGCGAAGCCCTCCCAGGCACCTGACTCGCCCTGCCAGGTGTGGCCAATGGACTGCTGATGAGGAGTCCCAGCtggcctcctgcctgctctgaacccaaagtgctggctgcagccaaggGCCGCGGGGCTTGAAGTTCCGGCGCTAACATGAGAGCCTCCTCcttgccttctgctgcctccagcgTCTCGGTTTGcgatgttggtctcttttctccCCGCTGGCCTATCTGTAGGCTTGGGagggttgggggtgggggggcagtgggggctacctcactgctgccttccgccgctgcttctgcccctgtgcccaacAGTTCCCTGTCGTACAACCGCACACTGTATGATCCCAGTGAACTCTTCTACCTCTCAACACACAGGCTTTGGGTTTCTTAGCTCTCCTTTTCACCCCCGGGCTTGTGTGGAAGGttttcctgctggagcaggctgcgtTACACCAGGACACCCCTGGGTTGAGCTTTCAGTGCTGAATCTTCACCTGTGTCTTGTGTTTTCTCCTCAAAGAagctgggctgtgcccagcagcctaTTGGTGTTGCACCATGtgcacctgctgcagctgcagtcatCAGCAGCCACCTTGCACTCCTGGGGATGATTTAAGTTCATTTTCTCTGCTCTGGAGACATTGGTTAGTTGTGGCCACCGGGATTGTCCAGTGCTAAAGACACAGCACAGAGGTATAACAGAGCTACTGCAGTAATGTCAGATGTGccaaagcaaagctgctgcatcaCCTTCACACTTGAGAAACCTGAAGATCTAAATTGCTGCTACACTGTGGAatataagggggaaaaaaggggttTTAGCCTCCTGTTACTCCTGGCGTTCAAGCAAATATAGGCAGGAGCCTGTGGATGGTTCACTTCATTTCCATGACATGTTTCACTCAAAACCAAACAGTTTCCGCCTCCTTTCCTTATGGTACAGGATGAAGACATTTAAGAATGGGGTGTCTGGGGAAGGTTGGCCCAAATTTTTTAAAgaacagaaaaagaggaagacttCACTCATTTATTCTCTGCAGGAGAGAAAGCCCTAAAGTAACAAGAAAAGCCAAGTTTGACATGTAagacagaagagatcaacagTGGTTTACTAATCCCTTGCAAATAATACAAACTGTGGTCACCTACCAGAGTCAGACATGCACCACAACAACTAAAACATGGCATGAAGCCAGAGCCTGGTCATAAATGGCTTTAACAAGTTCATAGGTCAAAACAAGTCCACAGATCTTATAAgtcttgaagaaaaaaatacctCCCCCCTCCTGCAGAGACCTGTAGTGGTGACTCATTTATTACAAGTGCAGTAGGGCTGAAGTGATCAGTTAGAAGCACGCCCAGGCTGCTCACCTTGCTCACAGGGCACATAGGGCAAGGTCTGCTTGTAAAAgaactgattctctgattgctGCACAGGAAGCAAACAAACTGCctgtcccctgctgcagccagctgctggttAGCATCACCCGGGGCTGCTGCTTGGCATCCCTGCCAAAGGATCTTCCCCAGCAGGGTGGTGGCCAAAGCTTCTCTACCGAGGCACGGCACAGATCCTGTAGGGCTCTGGTGCCATGGTCATGCCCAGCTTGGGCTTGAGGCTGTAGGTGGTGTctggggggggctggaaggtgAATTTCTGGAGCAGAGCcgtgaagaagaggaagagctcGGAGCGGGCCATCACCTCGCCCAGGCAGGCTCGCTTCCCTGTGGAGACAGCCACCCATGGCACCCTCAGCCaacactgcctgctgcccagctgctttcactgctgaggaagcctctgccttcccttaggaccatgctgcagctgtgctgcacttTCCCAGGATGAGTTTTGCTGCCTGACCTGAGTTCTCCAGCAGGGTGTTAGTGTTACAGCATGGCTGCTCCATGCGGTGCAGGACACAGCACCTGTGTGGAACTGTGCACTAGCTCCTTGAGTCATCCCTGTGCTAGCCATAGGGAAGCCCCTACTGAACTCAGCCACGTAGGAGCAAGAGCACTGAGTAATGTTCTTGCCTTGCTGAAGGGCTGTCCAGGCTCTCTGGCATCTTATGGTCTTTTAATCATCCTAATCTCTCCCTTCATATGAGAAGAGAAACTGCTAGGAGCACAGTTGTGGTGCTTTGGGGTGGCCAAATGATAACAGCCTGAGTGTCACCTACAGTGCAGCCAACATCTTCCCTATCCAttgctcttttcctttgtgTCTCCATCACACAGTTGGATGTCTCACCCCACTGCCTCACAAAGGAACagcaaaacccagcaaaacTTACCCACAGAGAAGGGTATGAAAAGCTCCTTTCTCTGGAACTGACCATCCTTCAGGAAGTGCCCAGGGTTAAAAGAGTGTGGGGTTTCCCACTCGTTCTTGTCAAACATCAGAGAGCTTAAATTTACCATGGTAAAAGTCCCCTAAGAGGTGAAAAAGAAGAGGTTGCACTTTGTcactggcagcaggaggggcaTTGTCCTCTCCCACTCTGGGAAGAACATTCATAGTCAAATCCTGTTTGAACTCTTTGTCCACAGCCACTTGCATGGGCAGTTTTTCCTATTTCTTGTCTGTTTAGAAGTGTGCTGATTATAGAACCACTCCTGTCCCTCATCAGCTGCATTTTTACTTcaccataaaatcacagaatggtttaggttggaagggccctcaaaGCATAACCAGTTCTagctccccaccacaggcagggacacctcctgctagaacaggtcgctcaaggtctccAATGCTGAACTCTTGAGCCAAAGTTCCAGCCAAAGCTTTATGAGAAAGGATCTGTGCATACTGGAGAGCACTGTTTGGCTGGCACACAGACATGTTCAGCAGGAGTGAACTCTGGACAGGGCACAGACTTGATGTAGCTTGACAAtccacagcctggcctgcaggatCATTCCTGGGCAGCTGGGAGTCTCCTGCTGAAGCCTCAGCACTGGGCTTACCTTGGGTATGGTGTAGCCGCCCACGACCGtgtccctggctgcagctcttggCACATTGAAGGGGATGATGTTGCCCATCCTCTGCACTTCGTGGATGACAGCATTGGTGTAGGGCATTTTGTCCCTGtcctccagggctggctgcctCACCTGCCCCATCACCAGGTCAATCTCGGCCTGCACGCGGGCTGGAGGCAAAGAGCAGAGATCAGCCAAGGGCCAGGGGAGAAACCCTTGGAACAAGGCAAGGTGCTTGCCGCGAGGGGGCCCTAAGCACTGCCCCGAGATGCCCCCCACTGCTTGCAGCTCTTTGTTCTGAACGCAAGGGGATTCCCATTTGTCCCTGAGAAGAGAGAGTGTCCCAGGGAGCTGTGAGGCCTAGAAGCAGGTCaagccctgagctctgcctggctgtacCTTGGATTTCTGGGTGGATGGCCATGtagagcagagcccagcgcaGGGTGGTGGCAGTGGTCTCGGTCCCGGCAAACAGCAGGTCCAGCACGCATGCCACCAGGTTTTCCTCCTggaagctgttgctgctgtcacCCTTCACAAAAAGCTGCATTagtgccacacacacagagtgagCTGCCCTGACCCTAGGCTTAGGCCCAACCAACCCCAAGGActttggcagaggctgctgtccCCTCGCACCTGCCCCTTGCTGACGTGGGGCCTGACGCTGATCTCCACTTTAGGGCTCCTaactggccacacaggcagcTCAGATGGAGACTCTGTGCCCAATCTGCATCCCTCCTGACCTCTAAGCTGCGCTGCAAAAGGGTTTGCTTCGTGTGGCTGACCTTGGCCATCTCCTGCAGGTAGCTGTCAATGTAGTCCCGGCTCTCCGAGGGGTTCCAGTCCTCCTTGTGTCTGTCAATCTTCTCCACCACAAAACTTCTCATCACCTTCCAGTTTTTTAAAATGGTTTGGTGGGATCCAGGCAAGAATTTCATCACAGTTGGGAAAGATGGGTACAGCTTTGGACACAGAGGAGAAAGGCAAAGTGAATACATGACTGACACTGCCCACCTTTTGCTGTCAGAACCTGAGGAGCTTGCAGTGCCATGCCTGCTAaactgctggagctggtgggagtagctcagctgcagaagagcactGCAAGGGTTTGGTGTGCCTGTTGTGGAGTGACTTGTGCATGCCCCACATtgcagcaggcagacaggcaggcagtgagTGGGACAGGGGATGCTGGTTGAGAGAAAGCAACGtgagccctgcacagcttggaaatgatgtccctgctgactctgCAGGGTTtacactggatgacctttaaaggtctctcccaacctgaagCATTCAGTGATTGCTAAGGCAGAGAGAAATTACAGCAAATATGCCTTATGGGAGGGAACAAGGAATGACAATGGAGTGAGGTGGTGAAAAGAGTGCAAGTTTTGAGCTCGACCCCAGAGAAGAAGCTAGGATCCTGCaaagctgcacagcagccaTGCTGGTGGCAAGATGGCTGTACCTGGCTCGCTATAGTCCCATGCAGCCTCActgtctcctccagcagctgcagcaactTTTGGAAGTCCTCATCGTGGTAGTCAAAGCGGTTGccaaaggtgatggagcagatgATATTTGAAACAGCATTGGTGAGCAGAACTCGAGGATTGAAAGggttgcctggagaaggagaggcaatgatcagctctcttccagtcttcagaggaaaggagaaaacaaagttCTCAGAGGTGAAGCAGTCAGCAAACACAAGTGATGGGAGTGTGCCCTGAAGCTCACCCTCCTGTCTGTTTCAGGTGAAGTTCTAACAGCCCATGCCAGTTCCTGCCTTCAGCACAGCTTATGAGAGccatggcactcaccctgctcctctgcaaacGCATCCACAAGGCACTGACACTCCTCCTGGATGCGCTCCTCCAGGCTCCTCTTGCCCAGTCCAAAGTCCCGAAGGGTGCTCAAggtgaacctcctctgctgcttccacaAGAGCCCATTGGAcgagagcagccctggcagaaaCACCAAACCATGAATCAGTGCAGATCCTGCCTCCAAGAGGAAAAACCTCGAGGGTTCTACATTATCTTCAGCTGCCACAGGCCTCTGAATCCACAGATTCgtagaataccaggttggaagggacctcaaggatcctcTAGTCCAAGCTTTCAGAGTAAGAATATACTCTGAATGAGGCCCAAGCTGAGTCTTGTCATTGTGTAATTTCGGGGCAGCATCAGTGCTTTCATATCACAGCTGAGAAAACTGTCTGAGGGATAACTCACCCTTACTGCTGAAGATCTCTTTGTCCAAAGGGATATCAGGGCGATCCATGAATGTTTCTCCTTGATTAACAAGTACTTCCTTGATCAGCTGCTGCCCACTTACGAACACAAAGGCTGTGCCACCCACCTGGGTGCTGAAGACATCACCGCATTTTTCTGTAAGCTGGAGTGGGTTAGGCAGGTAAATGCCCAAGAGTTTAATTCACAATGAATGTGCCTGCTGATACAGGGTCATGGGTGCAAGCAGGCATTTCTTTCACTCCCTTCAAAAATGCCCTTCCAGTCCCCAGTCAGCCCTGTAAGGCCCCTGCAGGTGTGACTACAGTCCTGCTATTGTGTTCTGCCCTTAGCCCGAGGAAGAGCTCCACACTTGTCCCCCTCCTCATACCCAGGCACAAGTTCATCCATGTTCCTGCTGAGCAAGGGCAAACCTTCTGCTCACCCTGGGGCAAGATCCCGAGAGCCCTCATGGGCCATGGGGTTTCAGCTAAACCCTTCCCCATGCTGCAAGAGATTCATAGCTGCAATCTCCTACATTCCCTCTCCCATGGTGCCCACCACTGCCATACCTTCTGCACCGTCTTTATAGGATCTTTGAAGTCCATCAGGTAGAGGTGCCCGATGAAGGGGAGGGCGAGGGGGCTGGGAGGGTAGTTCTTGGGCTTTCTGCGCTTCAGGTAGTCAGCAACGAGCAGGAAGACagtgaggaagatgaggagcaTCTGGAAGGAGATGCTGTCCCAGAGGAAGCGCAGCATGGCTGGACGGTGCAGCTCAGCTCGGACGcgtcccagggcagggcagggcagggcaggctgagctcACTGGGCACCAGCGAGCTCCCACGGACACGGGCAGGTGGCAAAGCTCTGCACACAAACACAAGACACCATGGAGCAGCTTTCTGTGACGCGGCCCGGAGGCTGTCCTCAAACTCCTGCTGCCCCGGGTGTCAGCGAGGAGCACTGCAGTTAACCCCTTCTGGACTGAACTGCACCATTGCCTCGCCTAAAAGCCACAAACGAGCACAAAGCAAagcacctcctgctcctccttcccccccccccccccccccccccacttcccaGCGCTGCTTtacaacacccccagggctccaCGGCCCTGCGTAAAGGgcagaaaggagctgtgggggccgAGAGCCGCCCGGCAGCCTGGCCGTGCCACTGCCAGGAGCCCAGGGCtcagtggcagctctgctgcctcctccccgcGGGGGCCTCACCgtgccaggtcctgctgccagcttcagGGTGCGGGAGGCAGCGGCTGCTGCGAGCACCTTGCGCTTTGCTGCTCCGCAAGAAGCTCCTTCCCCGCTCCCTGCCGAGCTCCAGCGGGGACAGCGCAGAGTTGTGCGTGAGGGCGGTGCGGGCTGGGAGCTGTCGCTGTTCGCAAGCGCTGCTGCCTGTCTCGTCCCTGATGGACTCCGCACAAGCTCCTTCCCCGCGACGAACATTCCAGACTGAGCCCCAGGACAGGGAGCACAGCCGCGAGAGCTGTGCGAAGCCCTCCCAGGCACCTGACTCGCCCTGCCAGGTGTGGCCAATGGACTGCTGATGAGGAGTCCCAGCtggcctcctgcctgctctgaacccaaagtgctgctgcagccaagggCCGCGGGGCTTGAAGTTCCGGCGCTAACATGAGAGCCTCCTCcttgccttctgctgcctccagcgTCTCGGTTTgggatgttggtctcttttctccCCGCTGGCCTATCTGTAGGCTTGGGAgggttggggggtgggggggcagtgggggctacctcactgctgccttccgccgctgcttctgcccctgtgccaaACAGTTCCCTGTCGTACAACCGCACACTGTATGATCCCAGTGAACTCTTCTTCC
This window harbors:
- the LOC135177264 gene encoding cytochrome P450 2J2-like isoform X3: MLRFLWDSISFQMLLIFLTVFLLVADYLKRRKPKNYPPSPLALPFIGHLYLMDFKDPIKTVQKLTEKCGDVFSTQVGGTAFVFVSGQQLIKEVLVNQGETFMDRPDIPLDKEIFSSKGLLSSNGLLWKQQRRFTLSTLRDFGLGKRSLEERIQEECQCLVDAFAEEQGNPFNPRVLLTNAVSNIICSITFGNRFDYHDEDFQKLLQLLEETVRLHGTIASQLYPSFPTVMKFLPGSHQTILKNWKVMRSFVVEKIDRHKEDWNPSESRDYIDSYLQEMAKLFVKGDSSNSFQEENLVACVLDLLFAGTETTATTLRWALLYMAIHPEIQARVQAEIDLVMGQVRQPALEDRDKMPYTNAVIHEVQRMGNIIPFNVPRAAARDTVVGGYTIPKGTFTMVNLSSLMFDKNEWETPHSFNPGHFLKDGQFQRKELFIPFSVV
- the LOC135177264 gene encoding cytochrome P450 2J2-like isoform X2, which encodes MLRFLWDSISFQMLLIFLTVFLLVADYLKRRKPKNYPPSPLALPFIGHLYLMDFKDPIKTVQKLTEKCGDVFSTQVGGTAFVFVSGQQLIKEVLVNQGETFMDRPDIPLDKEIFSSKGLLSSNGLLWKQQRRFTLSTLRDFGLGKRSLEERIQEECQCLVDAFAEEQGNPFNPRVLLTNAVSNIICSITFGNRFDYHDEDFQKLLQLLEETVRLHGTIASQLYPSFPTVMKFLPGSHQTILKNWKVMRSFVVEKIDRHKEDWNPSESRDYIDSYLQEMAKGDSSNSFQEENLVACVLDLLFAGTETTATTLRWALLYMAIHPEIQARVQAEIDLVMGQVRQPALEDRDKMPYTNAVIHEVQRMGNIIPFNVPRAAARDTVVGGYTIPKGTFTMVNLSSLMFDKNEWETPHSFNPGHFLKDGQFQRKELFIPFSVGKRACLGEVMARSELFLFFTALLQKFTFQPPPDTTYSLKPKLGMTMAPEPYRICAVPR
- the LOC135177264 gene encoding cytochrome P450 2J2-like isoform X1, translated to MLRFLWDSISFQMLLIFLTVFLLVADYLKRRKPKNYPPSPLALPFIGHLYLMDFKDPIKTVQKLTEKCGDVFSTQVGGTAFVFVSGQQLIKEVLVNQGETFMDRPDIPLDKEIFSSKGLLSSNGLLWKQQRRFTLSTLRDFGLGKRSLEERIQEECQCLVDAFAEEQGNPFNPRVLLTNAVSNIICSITFGNRFDYHDEDFQKLLQLLEETVRLHGTIASQLYPSFPTVMKFLPGSHQTILKNWKVMRSFVVEKIDRHKEDWNPSESRDYIDSYLQEMAKLFVKGDSSNSFQEENLVACVLDLLFAGTETTATTLRWALLYMAIHPEIQARVQAEIDLVMGQVRQPALEDRDKMPYTNAVIHEVQRMGNIIPFNVPRAAARDTVVGGYTIPKGTFTMVNLSSLMFDKNEWETPHSFNPGHFLKDGQFQRKELFIPFSVGKRACLGEVMARSELFLFFTALLQKFTFQPPPDTTYSLKPKLGMTMAPEPYRICAVPR
- the LOC135177264 gene encoding cytochrome P450 2J2-like isoform X5, with the translated sequence MDRPDIPLDKEIFSSKGLLSSNGLLWKQQRRFTLSTLRDFGLGKRSLEERIQEECQCLVDAFAEEQGNPFNPRVLLTNAVSNIICSITFGNRFDYHDEDFQKLLQLLEETVRLHGTIASQLYPSFPTVMKFLPGSHQTILKNWKVMRSFVVEKIDRHKEDWNPSESRDYIDSYLQEMAKLFVKGDSSNSFQEENLVACVLDLLFAGTETTATTLRWALLYMAIHPEIQARVQAEIDLVMGQVRQPALEDRDKMPYTNAVIHEVQRMGNIIPFNVPRAAARDTVVGGYTIPKGTFTMVNLSSLMFDKNEWETPHSFNPGHFLKDGQFQRKELFIPFSVGKRACLGEVMARSELFLFFTALLQKFTFQPPPDTTYSLKPKLGMTMAPEPYRICAVPR